In a genomic window of Diadema setosum chromosome 3, eeDiaSeto1, whole genome shotgun sequence:
- the LOC140246674 gene encoding uncharacterized protein, producing the protein MFCLIFLLAAPYPDKAAEAAYPPPQQPGGYAPVPTEQTPYPPQQTPYPPQQTPYPPQQSPYPPQQQGYPAKGPPPAYGEGQAAYAASGQNVVVGPAPQTTVIVRQAQAQPNDYLAFAIFVTICCCLPLGIVAIIKSMDVRSRYTAGDMNGALEASRSAKNWSVAGLVIGIILEVIAIIIIIVYFVVIIAAVNTYTPY; encoded by the exons atgttttgtctaattttccttCTTGCAGCTCCGTACCCAGACAAGGCCGCTGAGGCAGCATACCCTCCACCCCAGCAACCAGGGGGTTATGCACCTGTGCCAACAGAACAAACCCCCTATCCACCACAACAGACCCCCTACCCACCGCAGCAGACACCCTACCCTCCCCAGCAGAGCCCCTACCCACCCCAGCAGCAGGGCTACCCAGCCAAGGGGCCTCCACCGGCGTATGGGGAAGGACAGGCCGCTTATGCTGCCTCTGGACAgaatgttgttgttggg CCTGCCCCGCAGACAACGGTCATTGTGCGACAGGCGCAGGCGCAGCCAAACGACTACCTTGCCTTTGCCATCTTTGTCACGATCTGCTGCTGTCTGCCCCTTGGTATCGTTGCCATCATCAAGTCAATGGAT GTGCGCAGCCGCTATACAGCCGGAGACATGAATGGCGCCCTCGAGGCCTCCCGCTCAGCCAAGAACTGGTCCGTGGCCGGCCTGGTCATCGGCATCATCCTGGAagtcatcgccatcatcatcatcatcgtctaTTTTGTGGTGATCATTGCGGCCGTCAACACCTACACTCCCTACTGA